In Ipomoea triloba cultivar NCNSP0323 chromosome 15, ASM357664v1, one genomic interval encodes:
- the LOC116005739 gene encoding uncharacterized protein LOC116005739: protein MLDHRCNSQFTLGIVSQKWLEWKFEEKVRQNPTIGYSELSKTIKDEFSINVTVSMCRRAITGILKKLDIGYETQFKRLRDYAQECLNSNPGSTVKIKTTRTVPTSPMVFERIYVCFHAMKMGFLAGCRKFIGLDGCFLKGKLKGEILTAVGKDGNNQMYPIAWAVVEIENNSSWRWFLELLKADLDITNSSEWTLMSDQQKGLSNVIQDLFSGVQHRNCARHVHANWSKRHRGKVLKTHFWQIAKTPNKAQLAENLKALEKIDVAARVDLDKYPMQSWCKAYFKEDVKCDMVDNNLNEAFNKTLLNARSKFIIPMLEDIRVATMKRVEKKKVWVENWRGNYGSLVLKKLNESILGSVGWEVIFNGVEGYEIKKGTLQFKVNLQLTSCSYRLWQLSGIPCRHGICDIFHKGHQPEDYIHECYSKGLYLKTYEHVIQPLNGEIFWPRIEGEELHAPVPKKMTGRPKKKRKLEETEKNKKKMSEEVSKLSRKGRIMTCQLCKGKGHNKRFCPTLSSQQGESAIRTPVAVRGRGTGRGRGRGRGSARLTDLSQESFVGTSACIE from the exons ATGTTGGACCATAGATGCAACTCTCAGTTCACTTTAGGAATTGTTAGTCAAAAGTGGTTAGAATGGAAGTTCGAAGAGAAGGTGAGGCAAAATCCTACTATTGGTTATTCAGAGTTGAGCAAGACAATTAAAGATGAGTTCTCCATCAATGTCACAGTGAGTATGTGTAGAAGGGCAATAACGGGGATTCTTAAAAAGTTGGATATAGGGTATGAGACTCAATTCAAGAGGCTTAGAGATTATGCTCAAGAGTGTTTAAATTCAAATCCAGGTTCCACTGTGAAGATTAAAACTACAAGAACTGTCCCTACATCACCCATGGTGTTTGAGAGGATTTATGTGTGCTTTCATGCAATGAAGATGGGGTTCTTGGCAGGGTGTAGGAAGTTTATTGGACTGGATGGGTGCTTCTTGAAGGGAAAGTTGAAGGGTGAAATCCTCACAGCTGTTGGAAAGGATGGGAATAATCAGATGTATCCAATTGCTTGGGCtgtagttgaaattgaaaataactCTTCATGGAGATGGTTTTTGGAGCTTCTGAAGGCAGATTTGGACATTACAAACAGCAGTGAATGGACTCTAATGAGTGATCAACAAAAG GGATTGTCCAATGTCATTCAAGATCTATTCTCTGGAGTTCAACATAGAAACTGTGCTAGGCATGTGCATGCCAATTGGAGTAAGAGGCACAGAGGGAAGGTACTAAAGACTCATTTCTGGCAGATTGCAAAGACCCCAAATAAAGCACAACTAGCTGAAAACTTGAAGGCTTTAGAGAAAATAGATGTTGCTGCCCGTGTTGATCTTGACAAATATCCCATGCAATCATGGTGTAAGGCTTACTTCAAAGAAGATGTGAAGTGTGACATGGTAGATAACAACTTGAATGAGGCATTCAACAAAACTTTGTTGAATGCAAGGTCAAAGTTCATAATTCCAATGCTTGAGGATATAAGGGTTGCAACAATGAAGAGggtggaaaagaaaaaagtttggGTTGAAAATTGGAGAGGGAATTATGGCTCATTGGTCTTGAAGAAACTGAATGAGAGCATACTTGGGAGTGTAGGTTGGGAAGTGATATTCAATGGAGTTGAGGGATATGAGATTAAAAAGGGCACATTACAGTTCAAGGTAAATTTGCAATTGACGAGTTGTTCTTATAGGTTGTGGCAGTTGAGTGGGATTCCATGTCGTCATGGCATTTGTGACATATTTCATAAAGGACATCAACCTGAAGATTATATACATGAATGCTATAGTAAGGGGCTCTACTTGAAGACATATGAGCATGTAATCCAACCATTGAATGGGGAGATTTTTTGGCCAAGGATTGAGGGTGAAGAGCTCCATGCACCTGTACCAAAGAAGATGACTGGCAGgccaaagaaaaaaagaaagcttGAAGAAACTgaaaagaacaagaaaaaaatGAGTGAAGAGGTTAGCAAGTTGTCTAGAAAGGGAAGGATTATGACATGTCAGCTATGCAAGGGAAAGGGACATAATAAACGATTTTGTCCAACACTTTCAAGCCAACAAGGAGAATCTGCTATTAGAACACCTGTTGCTGTTAGGGGGAGAGGGACAgggagaggaagaggaagaggtaGAGGAAGTGCAAGACTGACAGACTTGTCTCAAGAAAGTTTTGTTGGAACATCAG CTTGCATAGAGTGA